A region of Bradyrhizobium sp. CCBAU 53351 DNA encodes the following proteins:
- the tkt gene encoding transketolase, with protein sequence MNISVHAEADITAVAHNDLANAVRFLAVDAIETAQSGHPGLPMGMADVATVLFSRFLKFDSAHPNWPDRDRFVLSAGHGSMLLYALLHLTGGDLSLDDIKAFRQWGSKTPGHPEYGHTPGVETTTGPLGQGIATAVGMALAERMANARHGDGLVDHFTYVIAGDGCLMEGLSQEAISLAGHLGLGRLIVLFDDNGISIDGPTSLATSDDHLARFAASGWSVRRVDGHDPEAVAQAIAEERETAKPSLIACRTIIGYGAPDRQGTEKAHGAPLGTEQTAAARRALGWDYQPFVVPIPVLKAWRMIGQRGQVERLAWLDRYERATPEQRDLFVEGRAVALPAAYVLAAAKLRERFASERPKLATRQASQQVLDGIASTIPGLVGGSADLTHSNLTQAKAQTPVKAGAFAGGYIHYGIREHGMAAAMNGLALHGGFIPYGGTFLAFSDYSRPAIRLAALMRLRVIHVMTHDSIGLGEDGPTHQPVEHLAALRVIPNLLVFRPADAVETLEAWDCALGSEHRPSVLCLSRQALPTFRSDARGKNRVARGAYLVVSPDGGRDVTLIATGSEVSIALEAARLLATEHIRAAVVSAPCFALFEEQPDDYRATVLGTAPRVGVEAAVVGDWHRWIGADGEFVGMRSFGASAPAPVLYREFGITPQSIAEAARRSVARRNQGRTA encoded by the coding sequence ATGAATATCTCCGTCCACGCCGAAGCCGACATCACGGCAGTCGCGCATAACGATCTCGCCAACGCCGTCCGCTTCCTCGCGGTCGATGCCATCGAGACCGCGCAGTCGGGCCATCCAGGTCTGCCCATGGGTATGGCCGATGTCGCGACCGTGCTGTTCTCGCGCTTCCTGAAATTCGACTCGGCGCATCCCAATTGGCCGGACCGCGACCGCTTCGTTCTGTCGGCGGGCCACGGCTCGATGCTGCTCTATGCGCTGCTGCACCTGACCGGCGGCGACCTCAGTCTCGATGACATCAAGGCGTTCCGGCAGTGGGGCTCGAAGACGCCGGGCCATCCCGAATACGGCCACACGCCGGGAGTCGAGACCACGACGGGTCCGCTGGGGCAGGGGATTGCGACCGCGGTCGGCATGGCGCTTGCCGAGCGCATGGCCAATGCGCGGCATGGCGACGGCCTCGTCGATCACTTCACCTACGTGATCGCGGGCGACGGTTGCCTGATGGAAGGTCTCAGCCAGGAGGCGATCTCGCTCGCGGGTCATCTCGGGCTCGGCCGTTTGATCGTGCTGTTCGACGACAACGGCATCTCCATCGACGGTCCGACGTCGCTCGCGACATCGGATGATCATCTCGCGCGCTTCGCGGCCTCCGGCTGGTCGGTGCGCCGTGTCGACGGACACGATCCAGAAGCCGTGGCCCAGGCGATCGCGGAGGAGCGGGAGACCGCCAAGCCGTCGCTGATCGCGTGCCGCACCATCATTGGTTATGGGGCGCCTGATCGGCAGGGCACCGAGAAGGCGCATGGTGCGCCACTCGGCACCGAGCAGACCGCGGCGGCGCGCCGCGCGCTCGGTTGGGATTATCAGCCTTTCGTGGTGCCGATCCCGGTGCTCAAGGCGTGGCGGATGATCGGACAGCGCGGGCAGGTCGAGCGACTCGCCTGGCTCGATCGTTATGAGCGCGCAACGCCCGAGCAGCGCGATTTGTTCGTGGAAGGTAGGGCGGTTGCCCTGCCTGCTGCCTATGTGCTCGCCGCGGCGAAGTTGCGCGAGCGCTTCGCATCCGAACGGCCGAAGCTGGCGACGCGGCAGGCTTCGCAGCAGGTGCTTGACGGCATCGCCAGCACCATTCCCGGACTGGTCGGCGGCTCGGCGGATCTGACGCATTCGAACCTGACGCAGGCGAAGGCGCAGACCCCCGTTAAAGCCGGTGCGTTCGCCGGTGGCTACATCCACTACGGTATCCGCGAGCACGGGATGGCTGCAGCAATGAACGGCCTCGCGCTGCATGGCGGCTTCATTCCCTATGGCGGCACGTTCCTCGCCTTCTCCGACTACAGCCGTCCCGCGATCCGGCTCGCAGCGTTGATGCGGCTGCGGGTTATCCACGTGATGACGCACGACTCCATCGGGCTCGGTGAGGACGGCCCGACGCATCAGCCGGTCGAACACCTTGCCGCGCTGCGGGTGATCCCGAACTTGCTGGTGTTCCGTCCCGCCGACGCGGTCGAGACGCTGGAGGCTTGGGACTGCGCACTCGGCTCCGAGCATCGCCCGTCCGTGCTGTGCCTGTCGCGTCAGGCGCTGCCAACTTTCCGCAGCGATGCCCGCGGCAAGAACCGCGTCGCACGCGGCGCCTATCTCGTCGTCTCGCCCGACGGCGGCCGTGACGTGACGCTGATCGCGACCGGCTCGGAAGTCTCGATTGCGCTGGAAGCAGCCCGCCTGCTCGCGACCGAGCACATCCGCGCGGCCGTGGTGTCCGCGCCCTGCTTCGCCTTGTTCGAGGAGCAGCCGGACGATTACCGCGCCACCGTGCTCGGCACGGCGCCGCGCGTCGGCGTCGAGGCAGCGGTTGTCGGCGACTGGCATCGCTGGATCGGTGCCGACGGTGAGTTCGTCGGCATGCGCAGCTTCGGTGCCTCGGCGCCGGCGCCCGTGCTGTACCGCGAATTCGGCATCACACCGCAGAGCATCGCAGAAGCGGCCAGGCGCTCGGTCGCACGTCGGAACCAGGGAAGAACAGCATGA
- a CDS encoding phosphoribulokinase: MSRKHPIISITGSSGAGTTSVKKTFEQIFFREKVNAAYIEGDAFHRYDRAEMRAQMAKEAERGNKHFSHFSPETNLFEELERAFRDYGETGTAVTRHYVHDAEESALHGTAPGTFTDWKQLPENSDLLFYEGLHGAVVTDKVNVARYADLKIGVVPVINLEWIQKLHRDRSARGYSTEAVTDTILRRMPDYIHYICPQFTETDINFQRVPTVDTSNPFIARWIPTPDESMVVIRFKNPRGIDFPYLLSMLPQSWMSRANSIVCPGAKLDLAMQLILTPLIMQLIERKRSLK; this comes from the coding sequence ATGTCCAGGAAGCATCCGATCATCTCCATCACCGGCTCCTCCGGCGCCGGCACCACCTCGGTCAAGAAGACTTTCGAGCAGATTTTTTTCCGCGAGAAGGTCAATGCCGCCTACATCGAAGGCGACGCCTTCCACCGCTACGACCGCGCCGAGATGCGCGCGCAGATGGCGAAAGAGGCCGAGCGCGGCAACAAGCATTTCAGCCATTTCAGTCCCGAGACCAACCTGTTCGAGGAGCTGGAGCGCGCGTTCCGCGACTACGGCGAGACCGGTACGGCGGTGACGCGGCACTATGTCCACGACGCCGAGGAATCCGCGCTGCATGGCACGGCGCCCGGTACTTTCACCGACTGGAAGCAGCTGCCGGAGAACTCCGACCTGTTGTTCTACGAGGGCCTGCACGGCGCCGTCGTCACCGACAAGGTCAATGTCGCGCGCTATGCCGATCTCAAGATCGGCGTCGTGCCCGTCATCAACCTCGAATGGATTCAGAAGCTGCACCGCGACCGCAGCGCGCGCGGTTATTCGACCGAGGCGGTCACCGACACCATCCTGCGGCGGATGCCCGACTATATCCACTACATCTGCCCGCAATTCACCGAGACCGACATCAACTTCCAGCGTGTGCCGACGGTCGACACGTCCAATCCGTTCATCGCGCGCTGGATCCCGACGCCGGACGAATCGATGGTCGTGATCCGCTTCAAGAATCCACGCGGCATCGACTTCCCCTATCTGCTCTCGATGCTGCCGCAGAGCTGGATGTCGCGCGCCAATTCGATCGTCTGTCCCGGCGCGAAGCTCGATCTCGCCATGCAGCTGATTCTGACGCCGCTGATCATGCAGTTGATCGAGCGCAAGCGCAGCCTGAAGTGA
- a CDS encoding class 1 fructose-bisphosphatase produces the protein MTGQLRLDDHLQRYSETAPHALAVAAAVDAIAAAAIEIADLIASGDLADASGLTTERNSDGDIQRDLDVQADAILRRCLSKLPIAALASEEMREPQIGDREGRVCIAIDPLDGSSNIDINMTVGTIFSILPAPDDLSLAFHQRGSVQLAAGFVTYGPQTSLVLTLGEGVDIFTLDHKAGCFRLARSGVQISEACEEFAINASNRRHWDPPVRAFIDECLAGVEGPANHDFNMRWVGSLVAEAYRILTRGGVFLYPSDARPGYGEGRLRLTYEAHPMAMIIEQAGGSASTGRERILDLSAQSLHQRVPLIMGSSNEVRRVEELHCDPVLVASVSAPLFARRGFFRL, from the coding sequence ATGACTGGGCAACTCAGGCTGGACGATCACCTTCAACGGTATTCCGAGACCGCGCCGCATGCGCTGGCCGTGGCGGCCGCAGTCGATGCCATCGCGGCGGCGGCCATCGAAATCGCCGACCTCATCGCGTCAGGTGATCTCGCTGACGCCTCTGGCCTGACCACGGAGCGCAACAGCGACGGCGACATCCAGCGCGACCTCGATGTCCAGGCCGATGCGATCCTGCGCCGCTGCCTCAGCAAGCTGCCGATCGCGGCGCTGGCGTCGGAGGAGATGCGCGAACCCCAGATCGGCGACCGCGAGGGCCGCGTCTGCATCGCGATCGATCCGCTCGACGGATCCTCCAACATCGACATCAACATGACGGTGGGGACGATCTTCTCGATCCTGCCGGCACCCGACGACCTCTCGCTCGCCTTTCACCAGCGCGGATCAGTGCAGCTTGCGGCGGGCTTCGTCACCTACGGGCCGCAGACCTCGCTGGTGTTGACGCTCGGCGAAGGCGTCGACATCTTCACGCTCGATCACAAGGCCGGCTGCTTCCGTCTCGCCCGCAGCGGCGTGCAGATCTCCGAGGCCTGCGAGGAGTTCGCGATCAACGCCTCGAACCGTCGGCACTGGGATCCGCCGGTGCGCGCCTTCATCGACGAATGCCTCGCAGGCGTCGAAGGCCCCGCCAACCATGATTTCAACATGCGGTGGGTCGGCTCGCTGGTTGCCGAGGCCTACCGAATCCTCACCCGCGGCGGCGTCTTCCTCTACCCTTCGGACGCGCGCCCCGGCTACGGCGAGGGCCGCCTGCGCCTGACTTACGAGGCGCATCCGATGGCCATGATCATCGAGCAGGCCGGCGGCTCCGCCTCCACGGGACGCGAGCGCATCCTCGACCTCTCCGCGCAGAGCCTGCATCAGCGCGTGCCCCTGATCATGGGCTCGAGCAACGAGGTGCGGCGCGTCGAGGAGCTTCATTGCGATCCAGTGCTGGTCGCCAGCGTCTCTGCGCCGCTGTTCGCGCGGCGCGGATTCTTCCGGCTCTGA
- a CDS encoding LysR family transcriptional regulator, with protein sequence MTIRQLRSLAALSAKGSVTAASGHLGLTQPAVTQQLRQLQDLAGLPLVQRTGDGMQLTAAGKEVLALAERVEAAIADCQGALDLLAGRSGGAVHLGAVSTAKYFVPHAIAAFSKRYPKIEIKLTIGNRDEIRAAMHGYDLDFAVMGRPPADVHVDVRQLGRNPHIIVARRGHWLEKDRGLSLTDLVHETFLTREPGSGTRTLMEGMFQKSDLEPIIGMEMSSNETIKQAVIAGLGIAFISAHTVAHELGEGRLVVLDVAGLPIVRQWYVIRRSDKVLLPPAQAMFDFLGSEGSNYLPYLPELGGR encoded by the coding sequence CTGACGATCAGGCAGCTGCGCTCGCTCGCGGCGCTGTCGGCCAAGGGCAGCGTGACGGCGGCCTCCGGCCATCTTGGGCTGACCCAGCCGGCCGTGACCCAGCAGCTGCGGCAACTTCAGGACCTCGCCGGCCTGCCCTTGGTGCAGCGGACCGGCGACGGCATGCAGCTGACCGCGGCGGGCAAGGAAGTGTTGGCGCTGGCCGAGCGGGTCGAGGCCGCGATCGCGGACTGCCAGGGCGCGCTCGACCTGCTCGCCGGACGGAGCGGCGGCGCGGTGCATCTCGGTGCGGTCTCGACCGCTAAATATTTCGTGCCGCATGCGATCGCGGCGTTCTCCAAGCGCTACCCCAAGATCGAGATCAAGCTGACGATTGGCAATCGCGATGAGATCCGCGCAGCCATGCACGGTTATGATCTCGACTTCGCGGTGATGGGCCGGCCACCCGCCGACGTCCACGTCGACGTGCGCCAGCTCGGCCGCAATCCGCACATCATCGTCGCCCGCAGGGGACATTGGCTGGAAAAGGACCGAGGACTCAGTCTGACCGACCTTGTGCACGAGACCTTTCTCACTCGCGAGCCGGGCTCGGGCACGCGAACACTAATGGAGGGCATGTTCCAGAAATCGGATCTCGAGCCAATCATCGGCATGGAGATGAGCAGCAACGAGACCATCAAGCAGGCTGTTATCGCCGGGCTCGGCATCGCCTTCATCTCGGCGCACACCGTCGCGCACGAGCTCGGCGAGGGCCGCCTCGTCGTGCTCGACGTCGCGGGCCTACCAATCGTGCGGCAATGGTACGTGATCCGCCGCAGTGACAAGGTCCTGCTGCCGCCGGCGCAGGCTATGTTCGATTTTCTTGGCTCTGAAGGGTCGAATTATTTGCCGTACCTACCTGAACTCGGCGGGCGCTAA
- a CDS encoding ABC transporter substrate-binding protein gives MADQLADIMQRKELRCGTFADVPPFAAPDPKTREMVGFDVDLCRAIAKRWGVEAKISPLSVEARVPEVKLGRVDITVANLAYTLGRAEQIQFSDPYYLAKEMLAVKASDPGTKKADFKGKRLASTKGSTSELAIKLNESDPLTFVDTGSAFMAVQQNKAVGMVANTMTITKLVNESKSAGQPLKMIDEPMVLQPIGIGMKKDEPALLAKINETLLALDQAGEINQLWDKWLGPNTEFKMTRTDKVVPLGQLKFTPLP, from the coding sequence ATGGCTGATCAGCTGGCCGATATCATGCAGCGCAAAGAGCTGCGCTGCGGCACCTTCGCCGACGTACCCCCGTTTGCCGCGCCCGATCCGAAAACGCGGGAGATGGTTGGCTTTGATGTCGACCTCTGCAGAGCCATTGCCAAGCGCTGGGGCGTCGAGGCGAAGATCAGCCCGCTCTCGGTCGAGGCGCGGGTGCCCGAGGTCAAGCTCGGCCGCGTCGACATCACAGTCGCCAATCTCGCCTATACGCTGGGCCGCGCCGAGCAGATCCAGTTCTCCGACCCCTATTATCTCGCCAAGGAGATGTTGGCGGTGAAGGCTTCGGATCCAGGAACCAAGAAGGCCGACTTCAAAGGTAAACGTCTGGCTTCGACCAAGGGCTCGACCTCCGAGCTCGCGATCAAGCTGAATGAGTCGGATCCCCTCACTTTCGTCGACACCGGCTCGGCTTTCATGGCCGTCCAGCAGAACAAGGCGGTCGGAATGGTGGCCAATACCATGACCATCACCAAGCTCGTCAACGAATCGAAGTCCGCTGGCCAACCGCTGAAGATGATCGATGAGCCCATGGTCTTGCAACCGATCGGCATCGGCATGAAGAAGGACGAGCCGGCGCTGCTCGCCAAGATCAACGAGACACTGCTCGCACTCGACCAGGCAGGTGAGATCAACCAGCTCTGGGACAAGTGGCTCGGCCCGAACACCGAGTTCAAGATGACCCGCACCGACAAAGTCGTGCCGCTCGGCCAACTTAAGTTCACGCCGTTGCCGTAA
- a CDS encoding amino acid ABC transporter ATP-binding protein: MIEFIGINKFYGSLPALVDINAEVKKGEVVVVCGPSGSGKSTLIRTVNRLEEIQSGVLRFDGQNVHAKISSLAMNHLRSRIGFVFQSFNLFPHLSVLDNVMLSPVKVNGIKRSKAREIALQLLDRVGLSSKAQNYPAQLSGGQQQRVAIARALAMEPPAMLFDEPTSALDPEMVGEVLAVMRGLARDGMTMMCVTHEMNFARDVADRVWFMDAGRLLESASPSAFFGSPQHPRAQRFLSDLRAR, from the coding sequence ATGATTGAATTCATTGGCATCAACAAGTTCTACGGTTCGCTGCCCGCCCTCGTCGACATCAACGCGGAGGTGAAAAAGGGCGAGGTGGTCGTGGTATGTGGCCCCTCGGGCTCTGGCAAGTCGACGCTCATCCGCACCGTCAACCGGCTTGAGGAGATCCAATCCGGAGTGCTGCGCTTCGACGGACAGAATGTTCATGCGAAGATTAGCAGCTTGGCAATGAACCACCTGCGCAGCCGTATCGGCTTCGTTTTCCAGAGTTTCAATCTGTTTCCACACCTCAGCGTGCTGGACAATGTGATGCTGTCGCCTGTGAAGGTGAACGGCATCAAACGGAGCAAGGCAAGGGAGATCGCGCTTCAGTTGCTCGACCGGGTAGGCCTTTCCAGCAAGGCGCAGAACTATCCGGCGCAGCTGTCCGGCGGCCAGCAGCAGCGTGTCGCGATCGCGCGAGCGCTGGCCATGGAGCCGCCGGCGATGCTGTTCGATGAGCCGACCAGCGCGCTCGACCCGGAGATGGTCGGCGAAGTTCTGGCGGTGATGCGGGGACTTGCTCGCGATGGCATGACCATGATGTGCGTCACCCATGAGATGAATTTCGCACGCGATGTCGCTGATCGTGTCTGGTTCATGGATGCCGGGCGCCTGCTGGAATCGGCGTCGCCGAGCGCGTTCTTCGGCTCGCCGCAGCATCCGCGTGCGCAGCGCTTTTTGTCGGATCTGCGGGCACGATGA
- a CDS encoding amino acid ABC transporter permease, whose protein sequence is MTLLFNMIGIVSDNWLLLLVGQFPNGPLGGIAATLILSILGIALAFPLSVAMALARLSPWPVLRWPATALVYVVRGVPLLLIILWVYFLLPLLIGESVPGFVTMLATLVIYEGAFLSEIVRAGITALPRGQMDAARALGHSHLGAMRYVILPQALFNMIPSIISQFVSTIKETTLGYIINVPELTFAAGQINNRLLTKPFEVYFILAIIYFVVCWTLTKLASTLERRIAVRRARSMDGAAAPALAAASRT, encoded by the coding sequence ATGACGCTCCTGTTCAACATGATAGGCATCGTCAGCGACAACTGGCTGCTGCTGCTGGTCGGCCAGTTTCCGAACGGCCCGCTCGGCGGGATCGCCGCGACCCTGATCCTGTCGATTCTTGGAATTGCGCTGGCATTCCCGCTCAGCGTGGCGATGGCGCTCGCGCGTCTATCGCCTTGGCCCGTGCTGCGCTGGCCGGCGACGGCGCTGGTCTATGTCGTGCGCGGCGTTCCGCTGCTGCTGATCATCCTCTGGGTCTATTTCCTGCTGCCGCTCCTGATCGGCGAGAGCGTTCCCGGCTTCGTGACCATGCTCGCCACCTTGGTCATCTACGAGGGGGCCTTTCTCAGTGAGATCGTGCGAGCCGGAATCACGGCATTGCCGCGAGGGCAGATGGACGCGGCGCGGGCGCTCGGCCACAGCCACCTCGGCGCGATGCGCTACGTGATCCTGCCGCAGGCGCTGTTCAACATGATCCCGAGCATCATCAGCCAGTTCGTCTCCACCATCAAAGAGACGACGTTGGGCTACATCATCAACGTGCCAGAGCTGACCTTCGCGGCGGGACAGATCAACAACCGGCTTCTGACCAAGCCGTTCGAAGTCTACTTCATACTCGCCATCATCTATTTCGTCGTCTGCTGGACTCTCACTAAGCTGGCCAGCACGCTCGAACGTCGGATTGCCGTTCGGCGCGCCAGGTCGATGGATGGTGCTGCAGCGCCGGCTTTGGCAGCCGCATCGAGGACATGA
- a CDS encoding amino acid ABC transporter permease, with protein MKGFDLMAILLNPEFSRMLVHGVKMTFIIFAGSWLLAMSLGITLLAIRMLPGRIADALVEAYVAYHRNVPTLVQLMLWYFGVSSLLPERLQVWLSDQNGEAIFAVIALGLCQAAYFSEDHRSGLRAVPKGQWEAARALGHSYLGAMTYILLPQAVRNAMPALVNHTVSLFKNSSLAMAIGVTELTHAVKEVENQSFRAFETYLIATVFYLVCSLLLMWLGYYFERRSRMAGAL; from the coding sequence ATGAAGGGCTTCGACCTCATGGCGATCCTGCTGAACCCCGAGTTCAGCCGCATGCTCGTCCACGGGGTGAAGATGACCTTCATCATCTTCGCAGGCTCCTGGCTGCTCGCCATGAGCCTCGGTATCACCCTCCTTGCAATTCGAATGCTGCCGGGCCGGATCGCCGACGCCCTGGTCGAGGCCTACGTTGCCTATCACCGCAACGTGCCGACACTGGTGCAGCTGATGCTCTGGTATTTCGGTGTCTCCAGCCTGCTGCCCGAGCGGCTCCAGGTCTGGCTGTCCGATCAGAACGGCGAGGCAATCTTCGCGGTGATCGCGCTCGGACTGTGTCAGGCCGCATATTTCAGCGAAGACCATCGGTCGGGCTTGCGCGCCGTGCCCAAGGGCCAGTGGGAGGCCGCTCGCGCGCTGGGTCACAGCTATCTCGGCGCGATGACTTACATCCTGCTGCCGCAGGCGGTCCGAAATGCGATGCCGGCGCTGGTGAACCACACGGTGTCGCTGTTCAAGAACAGCAGTCTTGCCATGGCGATCGGCGTCACCGAGCTCACGCATGCGGTGAAGGAGGTCGAAAACCAGAGCTTCCGCGCTTTCGAGACCTACCTGATCGCGACCGTCTTCTACCTCGTGTGCTCGCTGCTCCTGATGTGGCTTGGCTATTATTTCGAGCGGCGCAGCCGCATGGCGGGAGCGCTCTGA
- a CDS encoding SDR family oxidoreductase, with translation MPFSDYRTALVTGASSGIGLAVVERLAREGLQVHALARSADPLKALADRTGCIPHAVDVRDLPALTKLAGSVEFDVLVNCAGVDRPKKFLQADAEDIELLLGVNLGAVLHLCRLVVPGMVARDRGHVVNITSIAGAYNFGGNSTYHATKAAVSMLSRQLRIDAFGKRVRITEICPGRVETDIFAHVHGDSAATRAAFIDGFELPKPEDIADTIAFAIAAPVAVNIGHIEITPTLQVPGGLSTVRPEHPASPPAVT, from the coding sequence ATGCCATTTTCCGACTACAGGACGGCTCTCGTCACCGGCGCCTCGTCAGGCATCGGCCTCGCCGTCGTCGAGCGCCTGGCGCGCGAGGGACTGCAGGTGCACGCGTTGGCGCGTAGCGCCGATCCACTGAAGGCGCTGGCAGATCGCACCGGCTGCATTCCCCATGCCGTCGACGTTCGCGATCTGCCTGCGCTTACCAAGCTCGCCGGCAGCGTCGAATTCGACGTTCTCGTCAACTGCGCCGGCGTCGACCGGCCCAAGAAATTCCTGCAGGCGGATGCCGAGGATATCGAGCTACTGCTCGGCGTGAATCTGGGGGCCGTCCTGCATCTGTGCCGCCTCGTCGTGCCCGGCATGGTGGCGCGCGACCGCGGTCACGTCGTGAACATCACTTCAATCGCCGGCGCCTATAATTTCGGCGGCAACTCGACCTACCACGCCACCAAGGCGGCGGTCAGCATGCTGTCCCGTCAGCTCCGGATCGATGCCTTCGGCAAGCGTGTTCGCATCACCGAGATCTGCCCGGGGCGGGTCGAGACCGATATCTTCGCTCACGTCCACGGCGACTCCGCCGCGACCCGCGCTGCCTTCATCGACGGATTCGAGCTGCCCAAACCGGAGGACATCGCCGACACGATCGCTTTCGCCATTGCCGCGCCAGTGGCGGTAAACATCGGCCATATCGAGATCACACCGACCCTGCAGGTGCCGGGCGGACTGTCGACGGTCCGTCCCGAGCACCCCGCCAGCCCTCCAGCCGTCACCTAG
- a CDS encoding LamB/YcsF family protein, with protein sequence MKIDLNADLGEGYGPWSMGDDDALLGLVSSANIACGFHAGDPLIMQRTVESAKARGVDVGAHVGFPDRQGFGRRAMHIDPTELAAMVTYQLGALAGIVRAAGYRMTHMSFHGALGNMVAANAKLAEPLVRAVAAFDRELLIVSSTSRAIEGAAAACGLRVATTFLADRAYDDDGLLVPRGTAGAVIHDPALVLERVQRLLCDGVVITATGRALPMQATSILLHGDTPGAVEFARTIRAAIETAGGEIAPVSHLIAGGPGRGPS encoded by the coding sequence ATGAAGATCGATCTCAATGCGGATCTGGGCGAGGGCTACGGTCCCTGGTCCATGGGCGACGACGACGCTCTGCTCGGCCTCGTCTCGTCGGCCAACATCGCCTGCGGCTTTCACGCGGGCGACCCGCTGATCATGCAGCGCACCGTGGAATCGGCAAAGGCGCGGGGTGTCGATGTCGGCGCCCATGTCGGCTTCCCGGATCGCCAGGGCTTCGGCCGCCGGGCGATGCACATCGATCCTACCGAGCTCGCGGCGATGGTCACCTATCAGCTCGGCGCGCTTGCAGGGATCGTCCGCGCAGCCGGTTACCGCATGACCCACATGAGTTTCCACGGCGCCTTGGGCAACATGGTGGCCGCCAACGCCAAACTCGCCGAACCGCTGGTCCGCGCTGTCGCCGCCTTCGATCGAGAGCTCCTCATCGTATCGTCGACCAGCCGCGCCATCGAGGGGGCGGCGGCGGCCTGCGGCCTGCGCGTCGCCACCACTTTCCTCGCGGATCGCGCCTACGACGATGACGGACTGCTCGTGCCACGGGGCACGGCCGGCGCGGTCATTCACGACCCGGCGCTCGTGCTCGAACGGGTGCAGCGCCTGCTCTGCGACGGCGTCGTCATCACCGCGACCGGCCGGGCGCTGCCGATGCAGGCCACATCGATCCTGCTGCATGGCGACACCCCGGGCGCGGTCGAGTTCGCCCGGACGATCCGTGCGGCGATCGAGACCGCCGGTGGCGAGATCGCGCCGGTGTCGCACCTGATCGCCGGCGGCCCCGGGCGTGGCCCATCATAA
- a CDS encoding biotin/lipoyl-containing protein, which produces MTNPLDHVDQLCAFLAATDIGLLELKGPAGVLRLRHDGARVEVEMIEAATAALSSSPTQIIRAPVPGLYLDRHPLRSQPSVAVGDEVAAGTPLAFLQIGPLLLPVPAPEDGMVVETFAEHGATVGYGAPLIGLQPHGSDAE; this is translated from the coding sequence ATGACCAACCCGCTCGACCATGTCGACCAGCTCTGCGCCTTCCTCGCGGCGACCGACATCGGCCTGCTCGAGCTGAAAGGCCCAGCCGGGGTGCTGCGCCTGCGGCATGACGGCGCCCGAGTCGAAGTCGAAATGATCGAGGCTGCGACGGCGGCGCTGTCTTCTTCCCCCACGCAGATCATTCGGGCACCGGTGCCGGGTCTCTACCTCGACCGCCATCCATTGCGCTCGCAACCATCGGTCGCCGTCGGCGACGAAGTTGCGGCCGGCACGCCGCTCGCCTTTCTCCAGATCGGACCGCTCTTGCTTCCGGTCCCGGCCCCGGAGGACGGCATGGTGGTCGAGACGTTCGCCGAGCATGGCGCGACGGTGGGATACGGCGCGCCGCTGATCGGATTGCAGCCGCACGGGAGTGACGCCGAATGA